One Phoenix dactylifera cultivar Barhee BC4 chromosome 8, palm_55x_up_171113_PBpolish2nd_filt_p, whole genome shotgun sequence genomic window carries:
- the LOC103702989 gene encoding uncharacterized protein LOC103702989, whose protein sequence is MAEKEGGIVKKGHEEGIELALSLLQEFGLPLALLPLADVVEVGFVRSTGYMWIVQKKEVEHSFKLASKLVSYDTEINGYVEKHRIKKLKGVKAKELLLWPPVSEITVDDPPTGKIHFKSFAGVTKTFPVEAFAAGQ, encoded by the coding sequence ATGGCTGAGAAAGAGGGAGGCATTGTCAAGAAGGGCCACGAGGAGGGCATTGAGCTggccctctccctcctccaaGAGTTCGGCCTCCCGCTGGCCCTCCTCCCTCTCGCGGACGTGGTCGAGGTGGGCTTCGTGAGGAGCACCGGCTACATGTGGATCGTCCAGAAGAAGGAGGTGGAGCACAGCTTCAAGCTGGCGAGCAAGCTCGTGAGTTACGACACCGAGATAAATGGCTACGTCGAGAAGCACCGCATCAAGAAGCTCAAGGGGGTGAAGGCCAAGGAGCTCCTGCTCTGGCCTCCTGTCAGTGAGATCACCGTCGACGACCCACCCACCGGGAAGATCCACTTCAAGAGCTTTGCTGGGGTCACCAAGACCTTCCCGGTTGAGGCCTTCGCCGCCGGGCAGTAG